One part of the Arthrobacter tumbae genome encodes these proteins:
- a CDS encoding GNAT family N-acetyltransferase: protein MIRTLNLPVSLSAKAQEFTLRRATEHDLGALMLLLADDPISATRGDKANEADAASYLSALTAIITDPSNDLLVVVSETDEPLATMQLTRIPGMARRGSTRLLIEAVRVRSDHRSSGIGSTMMRWVTGTAAPAVEASLVQLTSDEARQDAHRFYEQLGFVASHRGFKYKVG from the coding sequence GTGATTCGTACTCTGAACTTACCCGTCAGCCTCAGCGCCAAGGCACAGGAGTTCACCCTGCGCCGAGCCACAGAACACGACCTGGGTGCGCTGATGCTTCTTCTCGCGGACGACCCAATTAGCGCAACGAGGGGTGATAAAGCCAATGAAGCCGACGCCGCCTCCTACCTCTCTGCACTGACCGCGATCATCACAGACCCCTCCAACGACCTACTCGTGGTGGTGAGCGAGACCGACGAGCCTCTGGCAACGATGCAGCTCACACGAATACCCGGCATGGCCCGACGCGGATCGACTCGGCTTCTGATCGAAGCCGTCCGCGTCCGCAGCGATCACCGGTCAAGTGGTATTGGATCAACCATGATGCGCTGGGTGACTGGAACTGCAGCACCCGCTGTGGAGGCGTCCCTCGTACAGCTCACCTCTGACGAGGCACGCCAGGACGCCCACCGTTTCTATGAGCAATTGGGCTTCGTCGCATCGCATCGAGGGTTCAAGTACAAAGTTGGATGA
- a CDS encoding ribonuclease E inhibitor RraB, which translates to MTSASDRLASHLSSSVEQLRDRRKQGDHLDVPREVAHDGVFPTKEAALEAGKELMAEGYRTVVSAVNDQFLLEADKTTALDPDTVEQFTKTVFAAVDRNGGEYDGWGADLVDSLPRPLTAGLLFGYKRLFEHG; encoded by the coding sequence ATGACCAGTGCTTCTGACCGGCTAGCCAGCCATCTTTCATCCTCGGTGGAACAGTTGAGGGACCGCAGGAAACAGGGTGACCATCTCGACGTACCTCGCGAGGTAGCGCATGACGGTGTCTTCCCGACGAAGGAGGCAGCTCTAGAAGCGGGCAAAGAATTGATGGCCGAGGGATATCGCACCGTAGTATCGGCCGTCAACGACCAATTCTTACTGGAAGCAGACAAAACGACGGCCCTCGATCCTGACACTGTGGAGCAATTCACCAAGACTGTCTTCGCCGCAGTTGATCGAAACGGTGGTGAGTACGACGGTTGGGGCGCTGACTTGGTGGACAGTCTTCCTCGCCCGCTCACAGCTGGACTCCTCTTCGGATATAAACGGCTATTCGAACACGGGTGA